In a genomic window of Dyadobacter fermentans DSM 18053:
- the rpmG gene encoding 50S ribosomal protein L33, translating into MAKKGNRVQVILECTEQKESGVPGMSRYVTTKNRKNTPGRMELKKFNSFLRRYTLHKEIK; encoded by the coding sequence ATGGCTAAGAAAGGTAATAGAGTACAGGTCATATTGGAATGCACAGAACAAAAAGAAAGCGGTGTTCCAGGCATGTCACGTTACGTGACCACAAAAAATCGGAAAAATACGCCAGGCCGTATGGAATTGAAGAAATTCAACTCTTTCCTGAGACGTTATACACTCCACAAAGAAATTAAGTAA
- the gatB gene encoding Asp-tRNA(Asn)/Glu-tRNA(Gln) amidotransferase subunit GatB: MSQTAIQPADVTDELLATYETVIGLEVHCQLQTESKLFTRDFNIFGTEPNTNIGPLTIALPGTLPKVNKKAVEYAIRLGIACGCSISKRTIFDRKNYFYPDLPKGYQISQDKKPICEQGGVHISFKHDGKFTEKTIRFHHIHLEEDAGKSVHDGSHTETMLDYNRAGTPLLEMVSEPDLRSAEETGAFVTEIRRLVRYLGISDGNMEEGSLRADVNVSVRKHGAAQYGTKVEIKNMNSIRNMMRAIAFEERRQIAMLENGETIQQETRMFDVDSGQTYGMRVKETMNDYRYFPDPDLSPVVVSDEWLESIQASMPALPHELREKFVTQYGIPAYDAAVLTDTRELAEYFEAVCAQTTHFKAASNWLMGPVKSYLNDHHGDIAHFPISAQHLADLIELNESGAVSHSVAAQKIFPVMLAEPERAPSEIAESNNWLQNSNTNELETLVNEVIGAMPDKVAAYRKGKKGLMGLFVGEVMKKSNGTADPKLVNQLLAQKL, from the coding sequence ATGAGTCAAACCGCCATTCAACCCGCCGACGTTACCGATGAACTTCTGGCCACTTATGAAACTGTAATAGGGCTTGAAGTGCATTGCCAGCTTCAGACGGAATCCAAGCTGTTTACCCGCGATTTCAACATTTTTGGCACTGAACCCAACACCAATATCGGTCCGCTTACGATCGCATTGCCGGGGACTTTGCCCAAGGTCAATAAAAAGGCTGTCGAATATGCCATCCGCCTCGGCATTGCCTGCGGATGCTCCATCAGCAAAAGGACCATTTTCGACCGCAAAAATTACTTCTACCCCGATCTTCCGAAAGGTTACCAGATCTCGCAGGACAAAAAACCGATCTGCGAGCAGGGCGGCGTGCATATTTCGTTCAAGCACGACGGCAAGTTCACGGAAAAAACCATTCGTTTTCACCATATCCATTTGGAAGAAGACGCCGGAAAATCGGTGCACGACGGCAGCCATACCGAAACCATGCTCGACTACAACCGCGCCGGCACTCCGCTCCTGGAAATGGTATCGGAACCGGATCTGCGCTCTGCCGAAGAAACAGGGGCATTTGTGACTGAAATCCGCCGGCTGGTGCGCTACCTGGGCATCAGCGACGGCAATATGGAAGAAGGTTCACTGCGTGCGGACGTGAACGTGTCGGTGCGCAAGCACGGCGCAGCGCAGTACGGGACAAAGGTCGAGATCAAAAACATGAACTCGATCCGCAACATGATGCGCGCCATCGCATTCGAGGAACGACGCCAAATAGCCATGCTCGAAAACGGCGAGACGATCCAGCAGGAAACCCGAATGTTCGACGTGGACAGTGGCCAGACTTACGGCATGCGCGTGAAGGAGACGATGAACGACTACCGTTACTTCCCCGATCCCGATCTGAGCCCGGTGGTGGTTTCGGACGAATGGCTGGAAAGCATTCAGGCAAGCATGCCCGCATTGCCGCATGAGCTGCGCGAAAAATTTGTGACTCAATACGGTATCCCGGCCTACGACGCCGCGGTGCTGACCGATACCCGCGAACTGGCTGAGTATTTCGAAGCCGTTTGCGCCCAGACGACGCATTTCAAGGCCGCATCGAACTGGCTGATGGGCCCGGTGAAGTCATACCTCAACGACCACCACGGCGACATCGCCCATTTCCCGATCAGCGCGCAGCACCTGGCCGATCTGATCGAGCTCAACGAGTCGGGTGCGGTGAGCCATTCGGTGGCCGCACAGAAGATTTTTCCGGTGATGCTTGCGGAGCCGGAACGTGCGCCGTCGGAGATCGCGGAGTCAAATAACTGGCTGCAAAACAGCAATACGAACGAGCTTGAAACGTTGGTAAATGAGGTGATCGGCGCTATGCCCGACAAGGTTGCAGCATACCGGAAAGGCAAAAAAGGATTGATGGGATTGTTCGTGGGCGAGGTAATGAAGAAATCGAACGGAACGGCCGATCCCAAGCTTGTCAACCAGTTGCTCGCACAGAAACTGTAA
- a CDS encoding c-type cytochrome, which yields MTLKKSASLALMALAVSFFIGCSSKEDRDKYDQWYGSGSKAREEAALVKLQNDRKIAAEEADKAAAEKAAAPAATPAAGGDSAAAPAADAPAAAPKRKPVPADVSALLNKHACFACHQAYDKVIGPAYAEVAKKKYTADQIVELVHNPKPEHWPGYPPMAPLPHVPKADIVVIANWINSL from the coding sequence ATGACACTCAAAAAAAGCGCTTCTTTGGCCCTGATGGCCCTGGCAGTTTCTTTCTTCATCGGTTGTTCGTCCAAGGAAGACCGTGACAAATATGATCAATGGTACGGTTCAGGCAGCAAGGCTCGGGAAGAAGCAGCCCTTGTGAAGCTTCAAAACGATAGAAAAATTGCAGCAGAAGAAGCCGATAAGGCAGCAGCTGAAAAAGCGGCAGCACCGGCAGCAACACCTGCAGCAGGAGGCGACAGCGCAGCCGCTCCCGCAGCAGACGCACCAGCAGCAGCACCCAAACGCAAGCCCGTTCCGGCCGACGTTTCCGCATTGCTGAACAAACACGCCTGCTTCGCCTGCCACCAGGCTTATGACAAAGTGATCGGCCCTGCTTATGCCGAAGTAGCGAAGAAAAAATACACCGCCGACCAGATCGTGGAGCTCGTACACAATCCGAAGCCTGAGCACTGGCCTGGCTACCCTCCGATGGCTCCCCTGCCGCACGTGCCAAAGGCGGACATCGTCGTGATCGCGAACTGGATCAACTCTCTTTAA